The Thermanaerovibrio acidaminovorans DSM 6589 genome contains a region encoding:
- a CDS encoding deaminase has product MIPVKFRTPSTIKPEEIHKMLDVVEGRILPLTEEFVRKGHNLFGGAVLDPVTLEPIVVGSNRRSDNPVFHGEVETLLRFYQLKDRPKAEDLVFLATHEPCCMCFSALAWCGFKEAWYLFDYTETDKDFNMPDDLIMLRELFGSQDIRRNNSYLNLYSVKEAAKLSSDAEALMARIEALKSKYKALPVVL; this is encoded by the coding sequence ATGATACCAGTGAAGTTCAGGACCCCGAGCACCATCAAGCCCGAGGAGATCCACAAGATGCTGGACGTGGTGGAGGGCCGGATACTGCCTCTCACCGAAGAGTTCGTCCGCAAGGGGCACAACCTGTTCGGAGGGGCGGTTCTCGATCCTGTGACGTTGGAGCCCATCGTGGTGGGCAGCAACCGCAGGTCCGACAACCCGGTCTTCCACGGGGAGGTGGAGACCCTGCTCAGGTTCTACCAGCTCAAGGACCGCCCCAAGGCGGAGGACCTGGTGTTCCTGGCCACCCACGAGCCCTGCTGCATGTGTTTCTCCGCCCTGGCCTGGTGCGGCTTCAAGGAGGCCTGGTACCTCTTCGACTACACCGAGACCGACAAGGACTTCAACATGCCCGACGACCTCATCATGCTGAGGGAGCTCTTCGGCAGCCAGGACATCCGGCGTAATAACTCTTATCTTAATCTTTACAGTGTTAAAGAGGCTGCCAAGCTCTCCTCTGATGCGGAGGCCCTCATGGCCCGCATCGAGGCGCTTAAGTCCAAGTACAAGGCGTTGCCGGTGGTGCTCTAG
- the ade gene encoding adenine deaminase gives MSLRHLLPHALGERPCDLLIRGALVANVLSMEMERVDVAVKDGVIVGLGDGYEAVSQVDARGLVLIPGMLDGHVHIESSWMVPSRFAQAVVPRGTTGVFADPHEIANVLGPQGVIGMYESSRGLPLDVYLGCPSCVPASPFESCKVPMGVEELEGLRDGGYCQHLGEMMNYPGVLSGDLEVWGKLEAFRGMPLTAHAPGLSGRELCAYILSGCDGDHEATTLEEGLEKLRRGMWVMMREGSAAPDLEALVPLVKDVPSRCSRCMVVSDDLDARTLMERGHMDHKVRKLCALGVDPLVAVRMVTLSPAEYFRIPRLGALAPGYRADLVLVDSIPDMNVVMVFKDGRLVAREGEMVEDLSGHPVSPRLAERGPDLGEVDLGSLSVPAEGDRIRVIGFTPGSLLTRELEMAPPVLDGQVVPSREPDLAKLVCRERHRGTSRMGLGFVKGLGLKEGAFGGTVSHDAHNAIVAGMDDRSIKTVLDRLNHLGGGVVVAKGDRVLAELALPFGGLMADLPARDLARLQEEVDLTVASLGVSGPHPCMALSFLSLSVIPELKLTDRGYINLARGGIVPIWV, from the coding sequence ATGTCCTTGAGGCACCTGCTGCCCCACGCCCTGGGGGAGCGGCCTTGCGACCTGCTCATAAGGGGCGCCCTGGTGGCCAACGTGCTGTCCATGGAGATGGAGCGGGTTGACGTGGCGGTCAAGGACGGTGTGATCGTCGGATTGGGGGACGGCTACGAGGCGGTCTCCCAGGTGGATGCCCGGGGGCTGGTGCTCATCCCCGGCATGCTGGACGGGCACGTGCACATCGAGAGCTCCTGGATGGTCCCCTCCCGGTTCGCCCAGGCGGTGGTGCCCCGGGGCACCACCGGGGTCTTCGCGGACCCCCACGAGATAGCCAACGTCCTGGGGCCCCAGGGGGTGATAGGCATGTACGAGTCTTCCCGGGGGCTGCCGCTGGACGTCTACCTGGGCTGCCCCTCCTGCGTGCCCGCCTCCCCCTTCGAGTCCTGCAAGGTGCCCATGGGGGTGGAGGAGCTGGAGGGGCTTCGGGACGGAGGTTACTGTCAGCACCTGGGGGAGATGATGAACTACCCCGGGGTTCTCTCCGGGGACCTGGAGGTGTGGGGCAAGCTGGAGGCCTTCCGGGGCATGCCCCTCACCGCCCACGCCCCGGGCCTCAGCGGCCGGGAGCTCTGTGCCTACATCCTCAGCGGGTGCGACGGGGACCACGAGGCCACCACCCTTGAGGAGGGGCTGGAGAAGCTCCGCCGGGGCATGTGGGTCATGATGAGGGAGGGATCCGCCGCGCCGGACCTGGAGGCCTTGGTCCCGTTGGTCAAGGACGTGCCCTCCCGATGCTCCCGGTGCATGGTGGTGAGCGACGACCTGGATGCCAGGACCTTGATGGAGAGGGGGCACATGGACCACAAGGTGCGCAAGCTGTGCGCCCTGGGGGTGGATCCGCTGGTGGCGGTCCGGATGGTTACCCTCTCGCCGGCGGAGTACTTCCGGATCCCCCGGCTCGGGGCCCTGGCCCCCGGCTACCGGGCGGACCTGGTGCTGGTGGACTCCATACCGGACATGAACGTGGTCATGGTGTTCAAGGACGGGCGCCTGGTGGCCCGGGAGGGGGAGATGGTGGAGGACCTGTCAGGTCATCCGGTGAGTCCCCGGCTGGCCGAGAGGGGGCCGGACCTGGGGGAGGTGGACCTGGGTTCCCTCTCGGTGCCTGCGGAGGGGGATAGGATCCGGGTGATCGGCTTCACTCCCGGCTCCCTGCTGACCCGGGAGCTGGAGATGGCCCCTCCGGTCCTGGATGGGCAGGTGGTCCCCTCCCGGGAGCCGGATCTGGCCAAGCTGGTCTGTCGCGAGAGGCACCGGGGAACTAGTAGAATGGGCCTGGGCTTTGTCAAGGGGCTGGGCCTCAAGGAGGGGGCCTTTGGCGGCACCGTGTCCCACGACGCCCACAACGCCATCGTGGCCGGCATGGACGACCGGTCCATAAAGACCGTCCTGGACCGGCTCAACCATCTAGGCGGCGGCGTGGTGGTGGCGAAGGGGGATCGGGTGTTGGCGGAGCTGGCGCTCCCCTTCGGGGGGCTCATGGCGGACCTGCCAGCCCGGGATCTCGCCCGGCTTCAGGAGGAGGTGGACCTTACGGTGGCTTCCCTTGGGGTATCGGGACCCCACCCCTGCATGGCCCTGTCTTTCCTGTCCCTTTCGGTCATCCCGGAGCTGAAGCTCACCGACAGGGGCTACATTAACCTAGCGAGGGGGGGTATCGTGCCTATATGGGTTTAG
- a CDS encoding ornithine carbamoyltransferase: protein MQSFFRGRHFINLEDFSREEVETMLEVSFDLKKKFAMGEPTPYLVNKTMFLIFFEQSTRTRNSMEAGLAQLGGHAGYLDSSTMQVSHGESAKDTAIILSSFGHAIACRYCNWGYGNKYLTEMAKWAKVPVMNLQCDLYHPFQALADLMTMKEKFGKLERLKVSIIWAYAESHKKPISVPVSQVLLFPRYGMDVVLAHPKGWELPDWVIAQAKANAEKYGGTVTVTDDEEYAYRNAHIVIPKNWGNWVTDQTGLTAAGAVKVVDEKLMAHKSWKCTEEKMALADKDVVYMHALPADRNNEVEDAVIDGPHSIVYDEAENRLHTAKAVMTLLMGGR from the coding sequence ATGCAGAGCTTTTTCAGGGGCAGGCACTTCATCAACCTGGAGGACTTCAGCAGGGAAGAAGTGGAGACCATGCTGGAGGTCTCCTTCGATCTGAAGAAGAAGTTCGCCATGGGGGAGCCCACTCCCTACCTGGTGAACAAGACCATGTTCCTCATCTTCTTCGAGCAGTCCACCAGGACCAGGAACTCCATGGAGGCGGGGCTTGCCCAGCTGGGCGGTCACGCGGGCTACCTGGACTCCAGCACCATGCAGGTCTCCCACGGGGAGAGTGCCAAGGACACCGCCATCATCCTCTCCAGCTTCGGTCACGCCATCGCCTGCCGCTACTGCAACTGGGGCTACGGTAACAAGTACCTGACCGAGATGGCCAAGTGGGCCAAGGTGCCGGTGATGAACCTGCAGTGCGACCTGTACCACCCCTTCCAAGCCCTGGCGGACCTGATGACCATGAAGGAGAAGTTCGGCAAGCTGGAGAGGCTCAAGGTCTCCATCATCTGGGCCTACGCGGAGAGCCACAAGAAGCCCATATCCGTGCCGGTCTCCCAGGTGCTCCTGTTCCCCCGGTACGGCATGGATGTGGTGCTGGCCCATCCCAAGGGCTGGGAGCTTCCCGACTGGGTCATCGCCCAGGCCAAGGCCAACGCGGAGAAGTACGGCGGCACCGTAACCGTCACCGACGACGAGGAGTACGCCTACCGGAACGCCCACATCGTCATCCCCAAGAACTGGGGCAACTGGGTGACTGACCAGACGGGGCTCACCGCTGCCGGCGCCGTCAAGGTGGTGGACGAGAAGCTCATGGCCCACAAGTCCTGGAAGTGCACCGAGGAGAAGATGGCCCTGGCGGACAAGGACGTGGTCTACATGCACGCCCTTCCGGCGGACCGGAACAACGAGGTGGAGGACGCGGTCATCGACGGTCCCCACTCCATAGTCTACGATGAGGCGGAGAACCGTCTCCACACCGCCAAGGCGGTCATGACCCTCCTCATGGGAGGCAGGTAG
- a CDS encoding YgeY family selenium metabolism-linked hydrolase, producing MFRVELDYGKIRELAKKYEPDMTRFLRDMIAIPSESCQEEKLIQRIKQEMEKVGFDEVVIDPMGNILGYMGTGERLIAFDAHIDTVGIGNRDNWTFDPYEGFEDAERIGGRGASDQEGGMASMVYAAKIMKDLGLLEGLRVVMVGTVQEEDCDGLCWQYIVKEDKVRPEFVVSTEPTDGRIHRGQRGRMEIMVKTKGVSCHGSAPERGDNAIYKMAPILQELRALHANLKDDPFLGKGSLAVSEIFFTSPSRCAVADSCWISIDRRLTAGETKELALQQIRNLPSVASSGAEVSLYTYERPSYTGLVYPTECYFPSWVLEEDHPVTKSMVDAFKGVLQKEPVVDKWTFSTNGVAIMGLLGIPCIGFGPGHEDQAHAPDEVTWKSELVNCAAVYAALPRIYADRYGR from the coding sequence ATGTTTCGAGTGGAGTTGGACTACGGGAAGATAAGGGAGCTGGCCAAGAAGTATGAGCCGGACATGACCAGGTTCCTGCGGGACATGATCGCCATCCCCAGCGAGAGCTGCCAGGAGGAGAAGCTGATCCAGCGGATCAAGCAGGAGATGGAGAAGGTGGGCTTCGATGAGGTGGTCATCGACCCCATGGGCAACATCCTGGGGTACATGGGCACCGGCGAGAGGCTCATCGCCTTCGACGCCCACATAGACACCGTGGGGATCGGCAACAGGGACAACTGGACCTTCGACCCCTACGAGGGCTTCGAGGATGCGGAGAGGATCGGTGGCCGGGGGGCCAGCGACCAGGAGGGCGGCATGGCCTCCATGGTGTACGCCGCCAAGATCATGAAGGACCTGGGCCTCCTGGAGGGGCTTAGGGTGGTTATGGTGGGTACCGTCCAGGAGGAGGACTGTGACGGCCTCTGCTGGCAGTACATAGTCAAGGAGGACAAGGTTCGCCCCGAGTTCGTGGTGAGCACCGAGCCCACCGACGGGCGGATCCACCGGGGGCAGAGGGGTCGGATGGAGATCATGGTGAAGACCAAGGGGGTCAGCTGCCACGGTTCCGCCCCCGAGCGGGGGGACAACGCCATCTACAAGATGGCCCCCATCCTCCAGGAGCTCAGGGCCCTTCACGCCAACCTCAAGGATGACCCGTTCCTGGGCAAGGGCTCCCTGGCGGTGTCGGAGATCTTCTTCACCAGCCCGTCCCGGTGCGCCGTGGCGGACAGCTGTTGGATCTCCATCGACCGGCGTCTCACCGCTGGGGAAACCAAGGAGCTGGCCCTTCAGCAGATAAGGAACCTGCCCTCGGTGGCCTCCTCCGGGGCGGAGGTTTCCCTGTACACCTACGAGCGGCCCTCCTACACGGGGCTGGTGTACCCCACCGAGTGCTACTTCCCCTCCTGGGTGCTTGAGGAGGACCACCCGGTGACCAAGAGCATGGTGGACGCCTTCAAGGGGGTCCTCCAGAAGGAGCCGGTGGTGGACAAGTGGACCTTCTCCACCAACGGGGTGGCCATCATGGGCCTCCTTGGGATCCCCTGCATCGGCTTCGGCCCCGGTCACGAGGACCAGGCCCACGCCCCCGACGAGGTGACCTGGAAGTCCGAGCTGGTGAACTGCGCGGCGGTCTACGCGGCGCTACCCAGGATATACGCGGATCGCTATGGCCGCTAG
- a CDS encoding uracil-xanthine permease family protein yields MPSKKGSAVVGGGKDLVYQLHGRPSLLVALPLGLQHVLAMFTGNLAPIFVVAGILSLSKPDMIVMIQGAMIVSGLTTLVQLYPIGKRNWVLPRIGGELPIVMGTSFAFVPTSITVGQMYGIQGILGGALLGSLVEFLMGIFIRPLKRFFPPLVVGSVLLALGIKLLAVGVNYFAGGVGSKDYGSPQNLMLGAIVLVTVLLLQRFGRGMLKVSSLLIAILVGYAAAVAMGRIDFSPVASAAWFSVPKPFHFGFSFHLDAVLSFAAVYIVSGLETIGNTSGITIAAFNREATAEETSGAIMGDSFGSALAAVFSALPNTAFGQNAGLVAMTKVVNKWCIATGAMVLIAAGLFPKIGAVISVMPSSVLGGAVITVFAMILINGVKMLSKSGFSDRNLLVLGVTFGIGMGFSMVPQLLEHLPKVLQYLFRDTVTSVCIVSIVANILFPDEDSKDKKFVIEVE; encoded by the coding sequence ATGCCTAGCAAAAAAGGAAGCGCCGTTGTCGGGGGAGGCAAGGATCTGGTCTATCAGCTTCACGGCCGCCCGTCCCTCCTGGTGGCCCTCCCCCTTGGTCTTCAGCACGTGTTGGCCATGTTCACCGGAAACCTGGCACCCATATTCGTGGTGGCGGGCATACTGTCCCTCTCCAAACCGGACATGATCGTGATGATCCAGGGGGCCATGATAGTCTCCGGCCTGACCACCCTGGTTCAGCTCTACCCCATCGGCAAGAGGAACTGGGTCCTGCCCCGAATAGGTGGGGAGCTCCCCATAGTGATGGGAACCTCCTTCGCCTTCGTCCCCACCTCCATAACGGTTGGGCAGATGTACGGGATACAGGGAATCCTGGGTGGGGCCCTCCTGGGCAGCTTGGTGGAGTTCCTCATGGGGATCTTTATAAGGCCCTTGAAGCGGTTTTTTCCTCCGCTAGTGGTTGGCAGTGTGCTTCTTGCCTTGGGGATAAAGCTCCTGGCGGTGGGGGTCAACTACTTCGCCGGCGGGGTTGGTTCCAAGGACTACGGCTCTCCCCAGAACCTGATGTTGGGCGCCATAGTGCTCGTTACGGTGCTATTGCTCCAGCGGTTTGGTAGGGGGATGCTGAAGGTTTCCAGCCTCCTCATAGCCATCCTGGTGGGCTACGCGGCAGCGGTCGCAATGGGCCGGATAGACTTCTCCCCCGTGGCCAGCGCCGCCTGGTTCAGCGTGCCCAAGCCATTCCACTTCGGTTTCAGCTTCCACCTGGATGCGGTGCTAAGCTTCGCCGCGGTCTACATAGTCTCCGGACTGGAGACCATAGGGAACACCTCAGGCATAACCATAGCGGCCTTCAACCGGGAGGCCACCGCGGAGGAGACATCGGGGGCCATAATGGGGGATAGCTTCGGTTCCGCTCTGGCGGCGGTCTTCAGCGCCCTTCCGAACACCGCCTTTGGCCAGAACGCCGGGTTGGTGGCCATGACCAAGGTGGTCAACAAGTGGTGCATCGCCACCGGCGCCATGGTGCTAATAGCGGCGGGCCTGTTCCCCAAGATAGGGGCGGTGATATCCGTCATGCCCAGCTCGGTCCTGGGCGGCGCGGTCATCACCGTCTTCGCCATGATCCTCATCAACGGGGTGAAGATGCTCTCCAAGAGCGGCTTCAGCGACAGGAACCTGTTAGTCCTGGGCGTAACCTTCGGCATAGGCATGGGCTTCAGCATGGTGCCCCAGCTGTTGGAGCACCTGCCCAAGGTCCTTCAGTACCTCTTCAGGGACACGGTCACGTCGGTGTGCATTGTGTCAATCGTCGCCAACATACTGTTCCCCGATGAGGATTCAAAGGACAAGAAGTTCGTGATAGAGGTGGAGTAG
- a CDS encoding NCS2 family permease, translated as MEWLERTFKLRERGTDVKTEILAGITTFMTMGYIIFVNPGILSKTGMPFGPLLVATCLSAALATVLMAFLANYPFALAPGMGLNAFFTFSVVLGMGISWKVALAAVLVEGVIFILLTLTRIREAVVNTIPVTLKMGIAAGIGLFIAFIGLQGAGIIVNNDAVLVQLAGLKGNLPALLALGGLIFMVVMEHYHVKGGVLWGIIAVTVAAIPLGVAKMPDGIVSMPPSLSPIFMQMDFSQITSSTFWVIMFTFFFVDFFDTVGTLVGVASRGGMLDSEGRLPKAREALLADAIGTTAGAILGTSTVTTYVESASGVEQGGRTGLTALVVAVLFLLATFFSPLVSIVPACATAPALILVGIYMMMGLKELKTDDWTEFAPAMLAFFMMPLSYSISVGIEAGIVSYVVLKLITGKAKDVNPVMIGLALLFVVARVFGIH; from the coding sequence ATGGAGTGGTTAGAGAGGACCTTCAAGCTAAGGGAACGAGGCACCGATGTAAAGACCGAGATACTGGCGGGCATCACCACCTTCATGACCATGGGTTACATAATCTTCGTGAACCCCGGCATCCTATCCAAGACCGGTATGCCCTTCGGGCCCCTGCTGGTTGCCACCTGTCTGTCCGCTGCGCTGGCCACGGTGCTAATGGCCTTTCTGGCCAACTACCCCTTTGCCCTTGCCCCGGGAATGGGTCTCAATGCCTTCTTCACCTTCTCCGTGGTGCTGGGCATGGGGATAAGCTGGAAGGTGGCCCTGGCGGCGGTTCTAGTCGAGGGCGTCATCTTCATCCTTCTCACGTTGACCCGCATTCGGGAAGCGGTGGTGAACACCATCCCGGTTACCCTCAAGATGGGCATAGCCGCCGGCATAGGCCTCTTCATCGCCTTCATAGGACTCCAGGGGGCGGGGATAATCGTCAACAACGACGCGGTGCTGGTCCAGCTGGCGGGACTCAAGGGCAATTTGCCGGCCCTTCTGGCCCTTGGGGGCCTAATCTTCATGGTGGTGATGGAGCACTACCACGTCAAGGGCGGGGTTCTCTGGGGCATAATAGCGGTCACCGTAGCCGCCATACCCCTAGGGGTGGCCAAGATGCCCGATGGCATAGTCTCCATGCCGCCTTCCCTATCCCCGATATTCATGCAGATGGACTTCTCCCAGATAACCAGCTCCACCTTCTGGGTGATCATGTTCACCTTCTTCTTCGTGGACTTTTTCGACACGGTGGGCACCCTGGTGGGTGTTGCCAGCCGGGGCGGCATGCTCGACTCGGAGGGCCGTTTGCCTAAGGCCAGAGAGGCTCTTCTCGCGGATGCAATAGGTACCACCGCAGGGGCCATCCTGGGAACCAGCACGGTTACCACCTACGTGGAGAGTGCGAGCGGTGTGGAGCAGGGGGGGCGCACGGGGTTAACCGCCCTTGTGGTGGCGGTGCTCTTCCTGTTGGCCACCTTCTTTAGCCCCCTGGTCTCCATAGTCCCCGCCTGCGCCACCGCGCCGGCGCTGATCCTGGTGGGCATCTACATGATGATGGGACTCAAGGAGCTCAAGACCGACGACTGGACCGAGTTTGCACCTGCAATGCTGGCCTTCTTCATGATGCCCCTTTCCTACAGCATCTCGGTGGGCATCGAGGCGGGCATCGTCTCCTACGTGGTGCTCAAGCTGATCACCGGCAAGGCCAAGGACGTTAACCCGGTGATGATAGGCCTGGCGCTGCTCTTCGTGGTTGCCCGGGTCTTCGGAATTCACTAG
- the ygfK gene encoding putative selenate reductase subunit YgfK has protein sequence MRDYMRPLTFEEHLDWILGEYGTRRSIYGIPEAMFYRPDPSSPMVSRLFGDSLHTPIGPAAGPHTQLVQNILSAWLCGARYMELKTVQIMDELVIERPCIDMEDEGYNVEWSQELKLERSAAEYARAWVLVHAMPRLLGWDDVTEGTIFNMSVGYNMEGILTPRMQQFMASMEDASDEIGRCLEVLADRLPEMEDLTVPSRISAGCTLSTMHGCPPDEIEKIASYLINRGLHVFVKLNPTLLGAETVRSILNDKLGFKRLHVPDSAFEHDLKYPQAVEILRNLSDLARRKGVTFGVKLTNTLAMENWKGRMPGGEMYMSGRPLFPLAVNLFNKIRSDFPDLPVSFSAGADQENVARLFACGVKTVTIASELLKPGGYGRLLSCVNSLERAMRERGCSSLEEFAKDGAMALKDLAADSLTNPRYRYVPVTPPKSPTPLGMFDCVEAPCSAACPVNQEVPLYARRIAKGDFDGALEAVLRRNPMPGVTGHVCPHGCQDRCTRSQIDEPVAIRALKRAAERYGSFEPTRVEPGDIKVAVIGAGPSGLAAARELAQVGFKVTVMEAKDRPGGMMSLAPSFRLPADALAGDVERVQALGVQFLFNHPVTQSPESLLGEYGAVYVATGFPVDSPLGLEGEGAKGVFGALGFLDSVARGERVDLGDRVLVVGGGNTAMDAARTAMRLGASVKVVYRRTRDQMPAEPEEVEAFLSEGGTILELASPEGLVVSDGTVKGLVCRRNRLGDPGPDGRPRPVPTDETFTLEADSVIAAIGQAQANVIFDASALRIEGGKVRVFDNLSTQVPGVYAGGDLVRGPKTVIAACADGISAARSIARAFGVQVPCQEVPESLTEEEIGQIKLRRIAKVPSAREPRRTQRDFDLFELPLSREEAVEEAKRCLSCDVVCDKCVDVCPNRANVSVLVTPGAGLAPAFRCDGDRVAWVRSVPVQVRQDRQIVHVEDLCNRCGNCETFCVHQDGKPFEQKPRLFFCEEGVVREEENALWAAEGEVVWKQGGIRCSLVRSAYGWIYEDPFIRVELTGSFRPVTFEAKGHFQGERSLEMAFQMKVLLEGMEESAPFLLA, from the coding sequence ATGAGAGACTACATGAGGCCCTTGACCTTCGAGGAGCATCTGGATTGGATACTGGGGGAGTACGGGACCAGGAGGTCCATATACGGCATACCGGAGGCCATGTTCTACCGGCCCGACCCCTCCTCCCCCATGGTGAGCCGCCTCTTCGGCGACTCGTTGCACACCCCCATAGGCCCCGCGGCGGGACCCCACACCCAGCTGGTTCAGAACATCCTCTCCGCCTGGCTCTGCGGGGCTAGGTACATGGAGCTCAAGACGGTCCAGATAATGGACGAGCTGGTCATCGAGCGGCCCTGCATAGACATGGAGGACGAGGGCTACAACGTGGAGTGGTCCCAGGAGCTTAAGCTGGAGAGGTCCGCCGCAGAGTACGCCCGGGCCTGGGTGCTGGTCCACGCGATGCCCCGGCTTCTGGGCTGGGATGACGTCACCGAGGGCACCATATTCAACATGAGCGTGGGCTACAACATGGAGGGCATCCTGACCCCCAGGATGCAGCAGTTCATGGCCTCCATGGAGGACGCATCGGATGAGATAGGCCGCTGCCTGGAGGTGCTGGCGGACCGGCTGCCGGAGATGGAGGACCTTACGGTGCCCTCCCGGATATCCGCCGGTTGCACCCTGTCCACCATGCACGGCTGCCCCCCGGACGAGATAGAGAAGATAGCCTCCTACCTGATAAACCGGGGGCTCCACGTGTTCGTCAAGCTGAACCCCACCCTGCTGGGGGCGGAGACGGTCAGGTCCATCCTGAACGACAAGCTGGGATTCAAACGGCTTCACGTCCCCGACTCCGCCTTCGAGCACGACCTGAAGTACCCCCAGGCGGTGGAGATCCTGCGGAACCTGTCGGACCTGGCGCGCCGCAAGGGGGTCACCTTCGGGGTGAAGCTCACCAACACCCTGGCCATGGAGAACTGGAAGGGCCGGATGCCCGGCGGCGAGATGTACATGTCGGGTCGCCCCCTCTTCCCCCTGGCGGTCAACCTCTTCAACAAGATCCGGTCCGATTTCCCGGACCTGCCGGTCTCCTTCTCCGCCGGGGCGGACCAGGAGAACGTGGCCAGGCTCTTCGCCTGCGGCGTAAAGACCGTAACTATCGCCTCGGAGCTTCTCAAGCCCGGAGGCTACGGCCGGCTTCTCTCCTGCGTCAACAGCCTTGAGCGGGCCATGAGGGAGCGGGGCTGCTCCTCCCTGGAGGAGTTCGCCAAGGACGGGGCCATGGCTCTCAAGGACCTGGCGGCGGACAGCCTCACCAACCCCAGGTACCGGTACGTGCCGGTCACACCCCCCAAGTCCCCAACGCCCCTTGGGATGTTCGACTGCGTGGAGGCCCCCTGCAGCGCCGCCTGCCCGGTGAACCAGGAGGTTCCCCTATACGCAAGGCGCATAGCCAAGGGTGACTTCGACGGAGCCCTGGAGGCGGTCCTGCGGCGCAACCCCATGCCGGGAGTTACGGGACACGTGTGCCCCCACGGTTGCCAGGACCGGTGCACCAGGAGCCAGATAGACGAGCCGGTGGCCATACGGGCCCTCAAGAGGGCGGCGGAGCGGTACGGGTCCTTCGAGCCCACCCGGGTTGAGCCCGGGGACATCAAGGTGGCGGTGATAGGCGCCGGTCCCTCGGGGCTCGCCGCCGCCCGGGAGCTGGCCCAGGTGGGCTTCAAGGTGACCGTGATGGAGGCCAAGGACCGCCCCGGGGGGATGATGAGCCTGGCCCCCAGCTTCCGCCTCCCGGCGGACGCCCTGGCGGGGGACGTGGAGAGGGTCCAGGCCCTGGGGGTCCAGTTCCTCTTCAACCACCCGGTGACCCAGTCGCCGGAGTCGTTGCTGGGGGAGTACGGGGCGGTCTACGTGGCCACCGGCTTCCCGGTGGACTCCCCCCTGGGGCTCGAGGGGGAGGGCGCCAAGGGGGTCTTCGGCGCCCTGGGCTTCCTGGACTCGGTGGCCAGGGGCGAGAGGGTGGACCTGGGAGACCGGGTGCTGGTGGTGGGGGGCGGCAACACCGCCATGGATGCCGCCAGGACCGCCATGAGGCTAGGCGCCTCGGTCAAGGTGGTCTACCGGAGGACCAGGGACCAGATGCCCGCGGAGCCCGAGGAGGTGGAGGCCTTCCTGTCCGAGGGGGGCACAATCCTGGAGCTGGCCTCCCCGGAGGGGTTGGTGGTGTCCGACGGGACCGTTAAGGGGCTGGTGTGCCGGCGCAACCGCCTGGGAGATCCGGGCCCCGACGGTCGTCCCCGGCCGGTGCCCACCGACGAGACCTTCACCCTGGAGGCGGACTCGGTGATAGCCGCCATAGGCCAGGCCCAGGCCAACGTGATCTTCGACGCCAGCGCCCTGCGGATCGAGGGCGGAAAGGTGAGGGTCTTCGACAACCTCAGCACCCAGGTGCCCGGGGTCTACGCGGGGGGCGACCTGGTGAGGGGACCCAAGACGGTCATAGCCGCCTGCGCGGACGGCATCTCCGCCGCCCGGTCCATAGCCCGGGCCTTCGGGGTCCAGGTGCCCTGTCAGGAGGTGCCCGAGTCCCTCACCGAGGAGGAGATAGGGCAGATAAAGCTCCGCCGCATAGCCAAGGTCCCCTCCGCTCGGGAGCCCCGGCGGACCCAGCGGGATTTCGACCTCTTCGAGCTGCCCTTGAGCCGGGAGGAGGCGGTGGAGGAGGCCAAGCGGTGCCTCTCCTGCGACGTGGTGTGCGACAAGTGCGTGGACGTGTGCCCCAACCGGGCCAACGTGTCGGTGCTGGTGACCCCTGGAGCGGGGCTGGCCCCCGCCTTCCGGTGCGACGGTGACCGGGTGGCCTGGGTCCGGTCGGTGCCGGTCCAGGTCCGGCAGGACAGGCAGATAGTCCACGTGGAGGACCTGTGCAACCGATGCGGCAATTGCGAGACCTTCTGCGTCCACCAGGATGGCAAGCCCTTCGAGCAGAAGCCCCGGCTCTTCTTCTGCGAGGAGGGAGTGGTCCGGGAGGAGGAGAACGCCCTCTGGGCCGCGGAGGGGGAGGTGGTGTGGAAGCAGGGTGGCATCCGCTGCTCCCTGGTTCGAAGCGCCTACGGCTGGATCTACGAGGACCCCTTCATCCGGGTGGAGCTGACCGGCTCGTTCAGGCCTGTGACCTTTGAGGCCAAGGGCCACTTCCAGGGGGAGAGGAGCCTGGAGATGGCGTTCCAGATGAAGGTCCTGTTGGAGGGAATGGAGGAGAGCGCCCCCTTCCTCCTGGCCTAG